One Clavibacter zhangzhiyongii genomic region harbors:
- a CDS encoding SCO4848 family membrane protein, which produces MITLLAVLLVVNGVWNVVVWPQFLKRVAKDPRARAADGSRTPFFTVHLVLVSVSLLLALVSIIAAVAAFVS; this is translated from the coding sequence GTGATCACCCTCCTCGCCGTCCTCCTGGTCGTCAACGGCGTCTGGAACGTCGTCGTCTGGCCGCAGTTCCTGAAGCGCGTCGCGAAGGACCCCCGCGCCCGCGCCGCCGACGGATCCCGCACCCCGTTCTTCACGGTGCACCTCGTGCTGGTGTCGGTCTCGCTGCTCCTCGCGCTCGTCTCGATCATCGCCGCCGTCGCGGCGTTCGTCTC